From Mytilus edulis chromosome 9, xbMytEdul2.2, whole genome shotgun sequence, the proteins below share one genomic window:
- the LOC139490302 gene encoding uncharacterized protein, which yields MWRDILMVLVISCQVVTASKVECRHDSQCGSDECCYYYEGPVVPSKKRQVNVLPATQYFITRGGWCESYKKKGEYCDDFSKAYGHCECGAGLECTTIYLASGNNWPPPTTFFHMYSKCLPKPST from the exons ATGTGGAGAGATATATTAATGGTGTTAGTTATTTCTTGTCAAGTTGTAACCGCTTCTAAA GTTGAGTGTAGACATGATTCACAGTGTGGTTCAGATGAATGTTGTTACTACTACGAGGGACCAGTGGTGCCTAGTAAGAAAAGGCAGGTTAATGTTTTACCTGCGACACAATATTTCATCACTCGAG GTGGATGGTGCGAAAGTTACAAGAAAAAAGGTGAATACTGCGATGATTTTAGCAAGGCTTATGGTCACTGTGAATGCGGAGCCGGATTGGAGTGCACTACAATATATCTAGCTTCAGGGAATAATTGGCCACCGCCAACAACATTCTTTCACATGTATTCTAAATGCCTACCAAAACCTTCAACATAA